One Leptospira wolbachii serovar Codice str. CDC genomic region harbors:
- a CDS encoding LIC10707 family hydrolase, whose protein sequence is MIEFSRYNAFLFLAFVFVCSSSLIAQGLDPDCNRTNFDPERTLVTFYGDSLGDYIDQEGYGYFGWETYLTIQNPQINWKIQNLAAGGWTTRDVYNLISHCSRNEINRNAYKTADNVAIEIGGNDYRDNLALLMWMPWKLGAVDQRVTYNTRVLVRMLRNPLRRKNVLLMGNFPAIAKSPTLGNYTDYFVYFKYWPTGQLMNAAEVIKNEKIKEQWNEAVKDLMQTLVYNFDQAFKLIRDALIFDGTVQSMSDMKSYFDGNISPTGQDEWYWRWLQDSLKNPISHVISIGLLIHQPSLEAMVNEENAYNNIYTYTEENKTPVTISYTAGGVRFLPLYTYFLRQTDAFYGHPYVANPNLYSDLVHLNHVGYYLWSYHVEKKFSEMGWTSLPEPTDYNGQACRHWNCGRTEKPPLGSVIQDPTPADVVVQPEPIDWALLFCFLTGKCW, encoded by the coding sequence ATGATAGAATTTTCTAGATATAATGCCTTTTTATTTTTGGCCTTCGTATTTGTATGTAGCTCCTCTTTAATTGCTCAGGGTCTCGATCCTGATTGCAATCGGACTAATTTCGACCCCGAGAGGACTCTGGTTACATTTTATGGAGACTCTCTAGGTGATTACATAGACCAAGAAGGTTATGGTTATTTCGGCTGGGAAACGTATCTAACGATACAGAACCCTCAAATTAATTGGAAAATTCAGAACTTAGCCGCTGGAGGTTGGACAACTAGAGATGTATATAATCTAATTAGTCACTGTTCCAGGAACGAAATTAACCGAAATGCGTATAAAACAGCAGACAATGTCGCCATAGAAATCGGAGGTAATGATTATAGAGATAACCTAGCTCTACTAATGTGGATGCCCTGGAAGCTTGGAGCCGTAGATCAAAGAGTTACCTACAATACGCGCGTTTTAGTACGAATGCTCCGAAATCCTCTCCGACGAAAAAATGTGCTATTGATGGGAAACTTTCCTGCAATTGCAAAAAGTCCAACTCTTGGAAATTACACTGATTACTTTGTATATTTTAAATACTGGCCAACAGGTCAGCTAATGAATGCTGCTGAAGTAATTAAAAATGAAAAGATAAAAGAACAATGGAATGAAGCTGTGAAGGATTTAATGCAAACTCTTGTTTATAATTTCGATCAAGCATTCAAGTTAATCCGAGATGCCTTGATTTTTGATGGTACGGTTCAAAGCATGTCTGATATGAAGAGTTACTTTGATGGGAATATTTCGCCAACTGGCCAGGATGAGTGGTATTGGCGTTGGTTACAAGACAGTTTGAAAAACCCAATATCGCATGTAATAAGTATAGGTTTACTAATTCACCAACCAAGTCTCGAAGCAATGGTTAACGAAGAAAATGCATATAACAATATCTATACATATACGGAAGAAAATAAAACGCCCGTTACGATTTCCTATACAGCAGGAGGTGTTCGATTTCTTCCTCTTTATACATACTTTTTGAGACAGACAGATGCTTTCTATGGGCATCCATACGTTGCGAATCCTAATTTATATTCCGATTTAGTTCATCTCAATCACGTTGGCTACTATCTCTGGTCTTATCATGTGGAAAAGAAGTTTTCAGAAATGGGGTGGACTAGTCTTCCGGAACCAACAGATTATAATGGGCAAGCCTGCAGACATTGGAATTGTGGGCGGACTGAGAAACCACCATTAGGATCAGTAATCCAAGACCCCACTCCTGCCGACGTTGTTGTCCAGCCAGAACCAATTGACTGGGCACTATTATTCTGTTTTTTAACTGGAAAATGCTGGTAA
- a CDS encoding YkvA family protein, with translation MDEKQKLKFIKDNFWKKIKETGKKIPFLKDVIAMYYCLLDENTSLSAKASIVLALLYFISPVDAIPDIILALGYTDDAGVIATTLLIIKSQLKPEHYAKANESLSNEKDS, from the coding sequence ATGGACGAGAAACAAAAACTAAAATTTATCAAAGATAATTTTTGGAAAAAAATCAAAGAAACAGGAAAGAAAATTCCTTTCTTAAAAGATGTAATCGCTATGTATTACTGCTTACTCGACGAAAACACATCTCTATCTGCCAAAGCCTCTATCGTTTTGGCATTGCTCTATTTTATCTCGCCAGTCGATGCCATCCCCGATATTATTTTGGCACTCGGATATACCGATGATGCGGGTGTAATTGCTACAACCCTACTCATCATCAAATCCCAATTAAAACCAGAACACTATGCTAAAGCAAACGAATCCTTATCGAACGAAAAGGATTCATAA
- a CDS encoding efflux RND transporter permease subunit, giving the protein MQNIAKFITDKTLIIQFILVLFVLIGLSRLLSMHREAFPNVALDKIVIEAPLPGATPEEIERLVAIPIEKKLRAVAKIDKIRSYNLENVSVIMVFIVEGTKNTKKVLDDIKDAVDSVRLPDNAQKPKVREITTEKQEVISLALSLKEDSKDSIGDYRKLRDTAKAFEDRFFQIKEIAEIEKIGYRNREFLVEVNPHALNAKEVGLNTVLNALGSRNINIPSGRLKVNGTEYLLRTRGDFEEAKDMLFVPILGNELGFATVLKDVAKVVDGFEEEKTYEKLNGKNSIILRVWKTDQADIITTADTVKTLVSSMEGNFPEVETKIYDDKSRDVRRQLGDLILNFETGLVLVLLSLIFILGMRLSIMISVAIIFIFLISFIFLKQFGFTINTITIFGMVMVLGMMVDNSIVVAENTYRLMQEGMERRDAILQTFKDVLVPLLVSFLVISAAFFPLLFMSGVIGKFILGIPAVVLVTLASSLLFALVFLPNWLNKFLPKTYQGKIKKNETIEEKEGAFGYVISGYKRTMTFALKHRIFVLSIFTFIFFFTLFLAGRFLPFVMFPSGSEEDIEIKVWMPIGTTLQKNLEIIEKMEPAVTKMAGKDFVHLRSRIGIHENPITDPKPGQEVHRSHLTMKLVTAADRKEWEDARVLVKKIREYIQENKVSGNFPKEMIYDVNARIKGPPVGKPVSLEIRGADFDVIQEIADLYIKELKKMDGVSDIRIDLELGKEEYRFFVKDEIAGRTDVSARDIARSVRTAFNGEVASTISKGEDKINILVRFPEAERHSVSSLNLVKVENKNRRLIPLNQVAYFEKDRDYSMINRQDLQRVVRLEASVDTDKTTSLFVNRQLKNLVNVDKYAANAYSVIFGGEQEDAGKSFRDLGISMLLAVAVIFGIFIVFFNSVGTTTVIIGSIPFGIVGVLFALMTHGMPLSFMSTLAIVALSGSIVANTLILITFIEELRMQGMSIEDAIINGGAIRLRPIFLTTISTVIGLVPSAYGIPTLDPFVQPLSLAFGWGLFFATGVTLVFVPVLYRIKEDFKHIFSKISFSKLLRRS; this is encoded by the coding sequence ATGCAGAACATTGCAAAATTCATTACCGATAAAACTCTTATCATTCAATTCATTTTAGTCCTTTTCGTTTTGATTGGACTTTCACGTTTACTTTCCATGCATAGGGAGGCATTCCCGAATGTGGCACTCGATAAGATAGTCATCGAAGCACCACTTCCGGGAGCCACACCCGAAGAGATTGAACGATTGGTTGCCATCCCCATTGAAAAAAAATTGCGGGCGGTAGCAAAGATTGATAAAATCCGGAGTTATAACTTAGAGAACGTAAGTGTGATCATGGTCTTTATTGTTGAAGGAACCAAAAATACAAAGAAGGTTTTGGATGATATTAAAGATGCCGTTGATTCCGTTCGGCTTCCTGATAATGCACAAAAACCGAAAGTAAGGGAGATTACCACTGAAAAACAAGAAGTAATCAGTCTTGCTCTTTCTTTAAAAGAGGATTCCAAAGATTCGATTGGCGACTATCGGAAGTTACGTGACACTGCAAAAGCATTTGAAGATCGCTTTTTCCAAATTAAGGAAATTGCTGAAATTGAAAAAATTGGCTATAGAAACCGAGAGTTTCTCGTGGAAGTTAATCCACATGCCTTAAATGCAAAAGAAGTTGGTCTGAATACAGTGCTAAATGCCCTCGGCTCTCGGAACATCAACATTCCTTCTGGACGATTAAAAGTTAACGGAACTGAATACCTATTGCGTACAAGGGGTGACTTTGAAGAAGCAAAGGATATGCTTTTTGTTCCAATTTTAGGAAATGAATTGGGTTTTGCGACAGTTTTGAAAGACGTAGCAAAGGTAGTTGATGGTTTTGAAGAAGAAAAAACCTACGAAAAGTTAAATGGAAAAAATAGTATCATTTTACGAGTCTGGAAAACGGACCAAGCTGATATCATAACCACAGCAGATACCGTAAAAACTTTAGTGTCTTCTATGGAAGGAAACTTTCCAGAAGTCGAAACAAAAATTTATGATGATAAAAGTAGGGATGTTCGTCGCCAACTCGGTGACTTAATTTTGAATTTTGAAACGGGGCTCGTTTTAGTATTACTTTCTCTTATCTTTATTTTGGGTATGAGATTAAGTATTATGATTAGTGTTGCCATCATTTTTATCTTTCTCATTTCCTTTATCTTTCTAAAACAGTTTGGGTTTACCATCAATACCATTACCATTTTTGGAATGGTGATGGTTCTTGGTATGATGGTGGATAACTCCATTGTTGTTGCTGAAAATACTTATCGTTTGATGCAAGAAGGGATGGAGAGGCGAGATGCTATTTTGCAGACCTTCAAAGATGTTTTAGTCCCACTACTTGTATCGTTTCTAGTGATATCCGCTGCTTTTTTCCCACTTTTGTTTATGAGTGGGGTGATTGGTAAATTCATTTTGGGAATCCCTGCTGTGGTTCTTGTAACGCTTGCTAGTTCCCTTTTGTTTGCCCTTGTTTTTTTACCAAACTGGCTAAATAAGTTTTTACCAAAAACATACCAAGGTAAAATTAAAAAAAATGAAACCATAGAAGAGAAAGAAGGAGCCTTTGGGTATGTAATTTCTGGTTACAAACGAACGATGACGTTTGCTTTGAAACACAGGATTTTTGTTCTTTCGATTTTTACATTTATCTTTTTCTTTACCTTATTTCTCGCGGGAAGGTTTTTACCTTTCGTAATGTTTCCTTCAGGAAGTGAAGAAGATATTGAAATTAAAGTTTGGATGCCGATTGGAACTACACTCCAGAAAAACCTTGAAATTATTGAGAAAATGGAACCTGCTGTGACCAAAATGGCGGGAAAGGACTTTGTCCATTTACGTAGCCGGATTGGAATTCATGAAAATCCTATTACCGATCCAAAACCAGGGCAAGAGGTACATCGTTCTCACCTAACAATGAAGCTAGTGACAGCAGCAGATCGGAAAGAATGGGAAGATGCAAGAGTTCTTGTGAAAAAAATTCGGGAATATATTCAGGAAAATAAAGTTTCAGGAAATTTTCCAAAAGAGATGATCTATGATGTGAATGCTCGGATCAAAGGGCCACCAGTGGGAAAACCGGTGAGTTTAGAGATCCGCGGTGCTGATTTTGATGTCATTCAAGAGATTGCTGATCTCTACATCAAAGAATTGAAAAAAATGGATGGAGTTTCTGACATTCGTATTGATTTGGAGCTTGGTAAAGAAGAATACAGATTCTTTGTTAAAGATGAAATTGCAGGGAGAACCGATGTAAGTGCCCGGGACATTGCCCGATCGGTTCGGACTGCCTTTAATGGGGAAGTCGCATCGACTATCAGTAAGGGTGAAGATAAAATTAATATCCTCGTTCGTTTCCCAGAAGCAGAAAGACATTCTGTATCTAGTTTGAATTTAGTAAAAGTGGAAAATAAAAATAGAAGACTCATACCTCTAAACCAAGTTGCCTATTTTGAAAAGGATCGGGATTATTCCATGATCAACCGTCAAGACCTGCAACGTGTGGTGCGACTCGAAGCTTCCGTTGATACTGATAAAACAACATCTCTTTTTGTAAACCGACAACTTAAGAACCTTGTGAATGTGGATAAATATGCAGCAAACGCCTATTCGGTGATCTTTGGTGGTGAACAGGAAGATGCTGGAAAGTCATTTCGGGATTTAGGAATCTCGATGTTACTTGCGGTTGCGGTAATTTTTGGAATTTTTATCGTGTTTTTTAACTCGGTAGGAACAACTACTGTGATCATTGGATCGATTCCTTTTGGAATTGTGGGTGTGTTGTTTGCGCTCATGACACATGGAATGCCACTCAGTTTTATGAGTACACTTGCGATTGTGGCACTCAGTGGTTCCATTGTGGCCAACACTCTTATCCTCATTACCTTTATTGAGGAATTACGAATGCAAGGAATGTCGATTGAAGACGCCATCATCAATGGTGGTGCCATTCGTTTGCGACCGATCTTTTTAACAACGATCAGTACTGTGATTGGACTTGTGCCGAGTGCCTACGGGATACCCACTCTGGATCCATTTGTGCAACCACTCTCGCTTGCTTTTGGTTGGGGATTGTTCTTTGCCACCGGTGTGACCTTGGTCTTTGTTCCTGTGTTGTATAGAATCAAAGAGGATTTTAAACATATCTTTTCAAAGATTTCTTTTTCTAAACTTTTAAGAAGGAGTTAG